GTCGCACCGGTGATCCTCGTGATCTTCGGTCTGCTGCTCGGCGCCTCGAACGAGGATCTGCTGAACGCGATCGCCGCCGACCCGGTGGGGGCCCTCGCGACGATCCTGCCGATCTGGGTGCTCGTTCCGTTCCTGCTCACCGCGGTGCTCGCACTGGTCTCGGGCGCCGTGCTCGGCATCTACTCGTCCGGACTCACGCTGCTGAGCCTCGGCATCCGCATCCCCCGCCCATCAGCGGCGGCGATCGACGGTGTCATCCTCACGATCGGCACGATCTACGTCGTCTTCTTCGCGACCGACTTCCTCGGGCCGTTCCAGAGCTTCCTCATCACGCTCGGCGTGCCCCTCGCCTCGTGGGCCGGCATCCTCATCGCCGACATCCTGCGGCGCAAGAAGGACTACGACGAAGAGGCACTGTTCGATTCGAAGGGCCGCTACGGCGCCTGGGACTGGACGTCGATCATCACCATGGTCGTCACCAGCGTGATCGGATGGGGTCTGGTCGTCAACAACTTCGCGGCCGACGCTCCATGGAACAACTGGCAGGGCTACCTGCTGTTCCTCATCGGCGGTCGCGAAGGCGACTGGGCGTATGCGAACCTCGGCGTGTTCTTCGCCCTGGTGCTGTCGTTCCTGGTCACGTACTTCGCGCGGGCGGAGAAGATCCGTCGGCAGGAGCAGGTGTGAGCCCCTCCGCCGGCTCGGGGACAAACCCCTGGCTCGTCGTCATCGATCCGCAGAACATCTTCGCGTCACCCGATTCCGCCTGGGGCTCGCCGTTCTTCGCAGAGGCGATGCCGCGCATCCGCGCACTGGCGGCTGCTTTCGGCGACCGAGTGCTCGTCACGAGATGGATGCCGACGGCCGACCGCTCCACATCATGGGGCGACTACTTCGCCGCATGGCCGTTCGCCGATCGATCGCCGACCGATCCGCTCTTCGACCTGGTTCCCGAGGCGGCCTCCCTCTCGTCGCTGCCCACGCTCGACCTGCCCACTTTCGGGAAGTGGGGACCTGAGATCGAGCAGATCATCGGCCGCGGTGCATCCATCGTGCTCGCCGGCGTCTCGACCGACTGCTGCGTCATCTCGACGGCCTTGGCCGCAGCTGATGCCGGCGCCCGCCTCACCGTCGCCGCCGACGCCTGCGCGGGGTCGACAGCCGAGAATCACGCCGCGGCCTTCCAGGTGATGGGCCTGTATCCCCCGCAGATCACGCTGTCGACGACGGCCGAGGTGCTCGCCGGGTTGTGAGGGTGCTCGCCGGGGCGCGAGTTCGCGTCCGGCGGCACGACACTTCGGGGGCCGTCTGCACGGATGTCGGACAGATCCGCCCGATCCGGCCG
The DNA window shown above is from Microbacterium murale and carries:
- a CDS encoding cysteine hydrolase family protein, giving the protein MSPSAGSGTNPWLVVIDPQNIFASPDSAWGSPFFAEAMPRIRALAAAFGDRVLVTRWMPTADRSTSWGDYFAAWPFADRSPTDPLFDLVPEAASLSSLPTLDLPTFGKWGPEIEQIIGRGASIVLAGVSTDCCVISTALAAADAGARLTVAADACAGSTAENHAAAFQVMGLYPPQITLSTTAEVLAGL